A stretch of Thermus neutrinimicus DNA encodes these proteins:
- the ispE gene encoding 4-(cytidine 5'-diphospho)-2-C-methyl-D-erythritol kinase, which yields MERLAVAKVNLGLSLLGRRPDGYHELHTLFAGLSFGDRLFLEPIPEGIEFRGRYGRRNLAYRAAAAYLEAAGWPGGVRIVLEKALPEGAGLGGGSSDAAQVLLGLKELYPAEVDLFPLALSLGADVPFFLQGGVAEARGVGERLRPLFLSPLPVVVFSLGLRLPTPRVYGEVKPHDFGPELPVEEILKALERGEEPPYWNSLEGPAFRLHPELREVKARLKALGLRGVLMSGSGSAFFGLAEDEAQAKRAVEALRHAGYVRQGVLGGGYGAF from the coding sequence ATGGAACGCCTAGCGGTGGCCAAGGTGAACCTGGGCCTCTCCCTCCTGGGGAGGAGGCCGGACGGCTACCATGAGCTCCACACCCTCTTCGCGGGCCTTTCCTTCGGGGACCGGCTTTTCCTGGAGCCCATCCCCGAGGGAATCGAGTTCCGCGGGCGGTACGGGCGGAGGAACCTGGCCTACCGGGCGGCGGCGGCCTACCTGGAGGCGGCGGGCTGGCCCGGGGGGGTGCGCATCGTCCTGGAGAAGGCCCTTCCCGAGGGGGCGGGCCTTGGCGGGGGGAGTTCGGATGCCGCCCAGGTGCTTTTGGGCCTGAAGGAGCTCTACCCGGCGGAGGTGGACCTTTTCCCCCTGGCCCTTTCCCTGGGAGCCGATGTCCCCTTCTTCCTCCAAGGGGGGGTGGCGGAGGCCCGGGGGGTGGGGGAGCGGCTTAGGCCCCTTTTCCTTTCCCCTTTGCCGGTGGTGGTCTTTTCCTTGGGCCTGCGCCTCCCCACCCCCAGGGTGTATGGGGAGGTGAAGCCCCACGACTTCGGACCCGAGCTTCCCGTGGAGGAGATCCTTAAGGCCTTGGAGAGGGGGGAGGAGCCACCCTATTGGAACAGCCTCGAGGGCCCTGCCTTCCGCCTGCATCCGGAGCTAAGGGAGGTGAAGGCCCGGCTTAAGGCCCTGGGCTTGAGGGGGGTTTTGATGTCGGGCTCGGGGAGCGCCTTCTTCGGCCTGGCGGAGGACGAGGCCCAGGCCAAGAGGGCGGTGGAGGCCCTGAGGCATGCCGGCTATGTCCGGCAAGGGGTTCTTGGGGGAGGGTATGGGGCGTTTTAA
- the ispD gene encoding 2-C-methyl-D-erythritol 4-phosphate cytidylyltransferase translates to MVSVLIPAAGNGERLGLGPKAFVRVGGKTLLEWALDAFPQAAEVLVALPPGVEAPKGLRATFLEGGRTRQESVSRLLEAASLPLVLVHDVARPFVSPGLVARVLEATRTTGAAVPVLPLPDTLIRPEGEGYGEVVPREALRLVQTPQGFFTALLREAHAYARKRGLSATDDAQLVRALGYPVALVEGERAAFKITYPEDLPLAEALARVWNA, encoded by the coding sequence ATGGTTTCCGTGCTGATCCCCGCCGCCGGGAACGGGGAACGGCTGGGCCTGGGGCCCAAGGCCTTCGTGCGGGTGGGGGGGAAGACCCTCTTGGAGTGGGCCCTGGATGCCTTTCCGCAGGCGGCGGAGGTCCTGGTGGCCCTGCCCCCCGGGGTTGAGGCTCCCAAGGGGCTTCGGGCCACCTTTTTGGAGGGGGGAAGAACCCGGCAGGAGTCGGTTTCCCGCCTCCTGGAAGCGGCAAGCCTCCCTTTAGTCCTGGTCCACGACGTGGCCCGGCCCTTCGTGAGCCCAGGGCTTGTGGCGCGGGTCCTCGAGGCCACCCGCACCACGGGGGCGGCGGTGCCGGTTTTGCCCCTTCCCGACACCCTCATCCGGCCGGAAGGGGAGGGGTACGGGGAGGTGGTGCCCCGGGAGGCCCTGCGCCTGGTCCAGACCCCCCAGGGTTTCTTCACCGCCCTCCTGCGGGAGGCCCACGCCTATGCCAGGAAGCGGGGCCTTTCCGCCACCGACGATGCCCAGTTGGTGAGGGCCCTGGGCTATCCCGTGGCCCTGGTGGAGGGGGAGCGGGCTGCCTTCAAGATCACCTATCCGGAGGACCTTCCCTTGGCGGAGGCCTTGGCAAGGGTATGGAACGCCTAG
- a CDS encoding TetR/AcrR family transcriptional regulator, protein MAAMLSPPGALSKDKKRAILEATLEILREMGLSGLKMEEVARRAEVGKGTIYLYFRDKKDLLKSLVEERTWAFYREVEEVVRQKAPFFVRLEDLLKKRLAWIAEWRGLWAAVAREAMEDPTPWLKGLHQHYLDLLEELVRSGQEEGAVRPELSPRATAHVIAALGCTPQLEVEAYLEHLMEVFRKGVAP, encoded by the coding sequence GTGGCCGCGATGCTATCCCCCCCGGGGGCGCTCTCCAAGGACAAAAAGAGGGCCATCCTCGAGGCCACCTTGGAGATCCTCCGGGAGATGGGGCTTTCCGGGCTGAAAATGGAGGAGGTGGCCCGGCGGGCAGAGGTGGGTAAGGGCACCATCTACCTCTACTTCCGCGACAAGAAGGACCTCCTGAAAAGCCTGGTGGAGGAACGCACCTGGGCCTTTTACCGGGAGGTGGAGGAGGTGGTGCGCCAAAAGGCGCCCTTTTTTGTGCGCCTCGAGGACCTGCTGAAGAAGCGCCTGGCCTGGATCGCCGAGTGGCGGGGGCTGTGGGCGGCGGTAGCCCGGGAGGCCATGGAGGACCCCACCCCCTGGCTCAAGGGGCTCCACCAGCACTACCTGGACCTCTTGGAGGAGCTGGTGCGAAGCGGACAGGAGGAGGGGGCCGTGCGCCCCGAGCTCTCCCCCAGGGCCACCGCCCACGTGATCGCGGCCTTGGGATGTACTCCCCAGCTGGAGGTGGAGGCTTATTTGGAACACCTCATGGAGGTGTTCCGGAAAGGAGTCGCGCCGTGA
- a CDS encoding CarD family transcriptional regulator translates to MKEFRPGDKVVLPPYGVGVVAGIAQRSVSGISRAYYQVDFPGSRSKAYVPVEAPQSVGMRKALAPEEVPVILDLLKNGRMPLPKQWAARHRKTSEILADGNPYRIAQMAGQLRAWELERGLPDLDRQALRRAIYLLAEEVSQTLEITVQEAKRLFEEAWGEELN, encoded by the coding sequence GTGAAAGAGTTCCGTCCCGGCGACAAGGTGGTCTTGCCCCCTTACGGGGTCGGCGTGGTGGCGGGCATAGCCCAAAGGAGCGTGAGCGGCATCAGCCGGGCCTATTACCAGGTGGACTTTCCCGGTTCCCGCTCCAAGGCCTACGTACCCGTGGAGGCTCCCCAAAGTGTGGGCATGCGCAAGGCCCTTGCCCCGGAGGAGGTGCCGGTCATCCTGGACCTCCTAAAGAACGGGCGCATGCCCCTGCCCAAGCAGTGGGCCGCCCGGCACCGCAAGACCAGCGAGATCCTAGCGGACGGGAACCCCTACCGCATCGCCCAGATGGCGGGGCAGCTCCGGGCCTGGGAGCTGGAACGGGGCCTGCCGGACCTGGACCGCCAGGCCCTCAGGCGGGCCATCTATCTCCTGGCGGAAGAAGTGTCCCAGACCCTGGAGATCACCGTGCAGGAAGCCAAGCGCCTCTTTGAGGAGGCCTGGGGCGAAGAGCTGAACTGA